One genomic region from Mycobacterium basiliense encodes:
- the fadD8 gene encoding fatty-acid--CoA ligase FadD8, with protein MSDKLLRNPTHNGHLLVGALKRHTNKPVLFLGDTTLTGGQLADRVSQYIQAFEALGAGTGVAVGLLSLNRPEVLMIIGAGQARGYRRTALHPLGSLDDHAYVLSDAGISSLIIDPNPMFVERALGLLEKVDSLQQILTIGPVPEALRGVAIDLSAEAAKYQPQPLVAADLPPDQVIGLTYTGGTTGKPKGVMGTAQSISTMTAIQLAEWEWPDNPRFLMCTPLSHAGAAFFTPTLIKGGEMIVLAKFDPAEVLRVIEEQRITATMLVPSMLYALMDHPDSHTRDLSSLETVYYGASAINPVRLAEAIRRFGPIFAQYYGQSEAPMVITYLPKGEHDEKRLTSCGRPTLFARVALLSEDGKPVPQGEPGEICVSGPLLAGGYWNLPEATADTFKDGWLHTGDMAREDEDGFYYIVDRVKDMIVTGGFNVFPREVEDVVAEHPAVAQVCVVGAPDEKWGEAVTAVVVLRADAARDDAAIQTMTAEIQSAVKDRKGSVQSPKRVVIVDSLPLTGLGKPDKKAVRARFWEGAGRAVG; from the coding sequence ATGAGTGACAAGTTGTTACGCAACCCAACGCACAACGGCCATCTGCTGGTGGGCGCGCTCAAGCGCCACACGAACAAACCGGTGCTGTTCCTCGGTGACACCACACTGACCGGCGGTCAGCTGGCCGACCGGGTCAGCCAGTACATCCAGGCCTTCGAGGCGCTGGGCGCCGGCACCGGCGTCGCGGTTGGCCTGCTGTCGCTCAACCGCCCCGAAGTGCTGATGATCATCGGGGCCGGCCAGGCCCGGGGCTATCGGCGCACCGCGTTGCATCCGCTCGGGTCCCTCGACGATCACGCGTACGTACTCTCCGATGCCGGGATCAGCTCACTGATCATCGACCCCAACCCGATGTTCGTGGAGCGCGCGCTGGGGCTGCTGGAGAAGGTGGACTCGCTCCAGCAGATCCTGACCATCGGGCCGGTCCCGGAGGCGCTCAGGGGTGTGGCGATCGATCTGTCGGCCGAAGCGGCCAAGTATCAGCCACAGCCGCTGGTGGCGGCCGATCTGCCGCCGGACCAGGTCATCGGCCTGACCTATACCGGCGGCACCACCGGAAAACCCAAGGGCGTGATGGGCACCGCCCAGTCGATTTCCACCATGACCGCGATTCAGCTGGCCGAATGGGAGTGGCCGGACAACCCCCGGTTCTTGATGTGCACGCCACTCTCACACGCCGGCGCGGCATTCTTCACCCCCACCCTGATCAAGGGCGGCGAGATGATCGTGCTAGCCAAGTTCGACCCGGCCGAGGTGCTGAGAGTTATTGAAGAGCAAAGGATTACCGCAACCATGCTGGTGCCGTCGATGCTGTATGCGTTGATGGACCACCCGGATTCACACACCCGGGACCTGTCGTCGTTGGAGACCGTCTACTACGGCGCTTCGGCGATCAATCCGGTACGGCTGGCCGAGGCAATCCGCCGGTTCGGCCCGATTTTCGCCCAGTACTACGGGCAATCCGAGGCGCCGATGGTGATCACCTACCTGCCCAAGGGCGAGCATGACGAGAAGCGGCTCACCTCCTGCGGGCGCCCGACCCTGTTCGCGCGGGTCGCGTTGCTGAGCGAGGACGGCAAGCCGGTGCCGCAGGGTGAGCCGGGCGAGATTTGCGTCAGCGGACCATTGCTGGCCGGCGGCTATTGGAATCTGCCGGAGGCCACGGCCGACACGTTTAAGGACGGCTGGCTGCACACCGGCGACATGGCCCGCGAGGACGAGGACGGCTTCTACTACATCGTGGACCGGGTCAAGGACATGATCGTCACCGGCGGTTTCAACGTGTTTCCTCGTGAGGTAGAAGACGTGGTCGCCGAGCATCCCGCGGTCGCGCAGGTGTGTGTGGTCGGAGCACCCGACGAGAAGTGGGGCGAGGCTGTGACCGCCGTGGTGGTGTTGCGCGCCGACGCAGCCCGCGATGACGCCGCGATCCAGACCATGACCGCCGAGATCCAGTCCGCGGTCAAGGACCGCAAGGGCTCGGTGCAGTCGCCAAAACGCGTGGTGATCGTTGATTCGCTGCCGCTGACGGGGTTGGGAAAACCGGACAAGAAGGCCGTGCGCGCACGATTCTGGGAGGGCGCCGGCCGCGCCGTCGGATAG
- a CDS encoding amidohydrolase, whose amino-acid sequence MANADVVITGTVLTVDDTRPTAQAIAVTDGRIVAVGDRSEVNGLVGPDTRTIDLGSGCLMPGFVEAHGHPLMEAIVLSGRIVDIRPVTVRDADVVVDAIRRETAERGTAGAYLIGWDPLLQPGLPEPTLSWLDEIAPNGPLVIIHNSGHKAYFNSNAAWLGGLDRDTPDPKGAKYGRDANGELDGTAEETGAVLPLLAGVADPSNYPAMLRAECARLNRAGLTTCSEMAFDPGFRPLVEALRDELTVRLRTYEISNAQMSSDASPGDGDDMLRQVGIKIWVDGSPWIGNIDLTFPYLDTDATRTIGVVPGSCGCANYTRDQLAEIVDAYFPKGWPIACHVQGDAGVDTILDVYEEALRRHPRPDHRLRLEHVGAIRKDQLRRAVELGVTCSIFVDQIHYWGDVIVDGLFGAERGSRWMPAGSAVAAGMRISLHNDPPVTPEEPLRNISVAATRVAPSGRVLAPEERLTVEQAIRAQTIDAAWQLFADDVIGSLEVGKYADMVVLSQDPRAVPPEEIADLEVRATFLAGRQVYRQ is encoded by the coding sequence ATGGCCAATGCAGATGTCGTCATTACCGGAACTGTGCTGACCGTTGACGACACCCGGCCGACCGCCCAGGCGATCGCGGTCACCGACGGCCGGATCGTCGCCGTCGGTGACCGCTCGGAGGTCAACGGCCTCGTCGGTCCGGACACCCGAACCATCGATCTGGGCTCTGGCTGCCTCATGCCGGGATTCGTCGAGGCCCATGGTCATCCGCTGATGGAGGCAATCGTGCTCTCCGGCCGGATCGTCGACATCCGCCCGGTGACCGTCCGCGACGCCGACGTTGTCGTCGATGCGATTCGCCGCGAAACCGCCGAGCGCGGAACCGCGGGTGCCTACCTCATCGGCTGGGATCCGCTGCTACAACCGGGGCTTCCCGAGCCGACGCTGAGCTGGCTCGACGAAATCGCGCCGAACGGACCGCTGGTGATCATCCATAATTCCGGCCACAAGGCCTATTTCAATTCCAACGCCGCCTGGCTGGGCGGTCTGGACCGCGACACACCGGATCCCAAAGGCGCCAAGTATGGCCGCGACGCCAACGGTGAACTCGACGGCACCGCCGAGGAAACCGGCGCGGTATTGCCGCTGCTTGCCGGGGTGGCCGATCCCAGCAATTACCCGGCGATGCTGCGCGCAGAGTGTGCCCGGCTCAACCGGGCCGGCCTGACCACATGTTCGGAGATGGCTTTCGATCCCGGGTTTCGGCCGCTGGTCGAGGCGCTGCGCGACGAGTTGACGGTCCGGCTGCGCACCTATGAGATTTCCAATGCGCAAATGTCCAGCGACGCCTCGCCGGGCGACGGCGACGACATGCTGCGCCAGGTGGGCATCAAGATCTGGGTGGACGGTTCGCCGTGGATCGGCAACATTGACCTGACATTTCCGTATCTGGACACCGACGCCACTCGCACCATTGGGGTGGTGCCCGGTTCCTGCGGATGCGCCAACTACACCCGTGACCAGCTGGCCGAAATCGTCGACGCGTATTTCCCGAAGGGCTGGCCGATCGCCTGTCACGTACAGGGCGATGCCGGTGTCGACACCATCCTTGATGTCTACGAGGAGGCGCTGCGCCGCCATCCTCGCCCCGATCATCGATTGCGGCTCGAACATGTCGGTGCCATCCGGAAAGACCAACTTCGGCGGGCCGTCGAGCTGGGCGTTACCTGCAGCATCTTCGTCGACCAGATTCACTACTGGGGTGACGTCATCGTCGACGGTCTGTTCGGAGCGGAGCGCGGGTCCCGGTGGATGCCGGCCGGGTCCGCGGTGGCCGCCGGTATGCGCATCTCACTGCACAACGACCCCCCGGTCACACCCGAGGAACCGCTGCGCAACATCAGCGTGGCCGCGACCCGGGTGGCGCCCAGCGGGCGGGTGCTGGCCCCCGAAGAGCGTTTGACTGTGGAGCAGGCGATTCGTGCGCAGACTATCGATGCGGCCTGGCAGCTGTTCGCCGACGACGTCATCGGCTCGCTCGAGGTCGGCAAGTACGCGGACATGGTCGTGCTGTCACAGGACCCGCGGGCGGTGCCACCCGAGGAGATCGCCGATCTCGAGGTCCGTGCCACGTTTCTTGCTGGCCGGCAGGTCTACCGGCAGTGA
- a CDS encoding o-succinylbenzoate synthase, giving the protein MPACADLLDRLHVVALPMRVRFRGITVREVALIDGPAGWGEFGAFLEYPVEEAAAWLVSAIEAAYRPPPATRRDRVPINATVPAVGAAQVADVLARFPGAATAKVKVAEPGQSLADDVGRVNAVRDLVPTVRVDANGGWSVEQAVRAAAALTADGPLEYLEQPCATVGELAELRQRVEVPIAADESIRKAQDPLAVVRAGAADVAILKVAPLGGVSALLQIADEIDIPVVVSSALDSAVGIATGLTAAAALPRLNHACGLGTGGLFVEDVTEPGQAPVPVDGALSVRRVTPDPARLHALGAAPPRRQWWIDRIRACYPLLYRRSSD; this is encoded by the coding sequence ATGCCGGCCTGCGCGGATCTGCTCGACCGCTTGCATGTCGTGGCGCTGCCCATGCGGGTGCGCTTTCGCGGTATCACCGTCCGCGAAGTGGCGTTGATCGACGGTCCGGCGGGGTGGGGCGAGTTCGGTGCGTTCCTCGAGTACCCGGTCGAGGAGGCGGCCGCATGGCTGGTGTCGGCGATCGAGGCGGCCTACCGGCCTCCGCCGGCCACGCGACGTGATCGCGTCCCGATCAACGCGACCGTGCCGGCGGTTGGCGCCGCCCAGGTGGCCGACGTGCTGGCCCGATTTCCCGGCGCAGCGACCGCCAAGGTGAAGGTTGCTGAGCCTGGGCAGAGCCTGGCCGACGACGTGGGCAGGGTAAATGCCGTGCGTGACCTGGTCCCAACGGTGCGGGTGGATGCCAACGGCGGCTGGAGCGTCGAACAAGCGGTGCGGGCCGCCGCTGCCCTGACCGCCGATGGCCCGCTGGAGTACCTCGAGCAACCCTGCGCCACCGTCGGCGAACTCGCCGAACTGCGTCAACGAGTCGAGGTGCCGATCGCCGCCGACGAATCCATCCGCAAGGCGCAGGACCCCCTTGCGGTGGTCCGTGCGGGAGCCGCCGATGTCGCGATATTGAAAGTCGCTCCGCTGGGCGGAGTTTCGGCACTGCTGCAGATTGCAGACGAGATCGACATCCCAGTGGTGGTCTCCAGCGCGCTGGACTCGGCAGTGGGAATCGCGACCGGGCTGACGGCCGCCGCGGCCCTGCCGCGGCTTAACCACGCGTGCGGGTTGGGCACCGGTGGGCTGTTCGTCGAGGACGTCACCGAACCCGGCCAGGCGCCCGTTCCCGTCGATGGCGCGTTGTCGGTGCGGCGGGTCACACCCGATCCGGCGCGGCTGCATGCCCTGGGTGCGGCGCCCCCTCGGCGGCAGTGGTGGATCGACCGGATCAGGGCCTGTTACCCGCTGCTGTACCGTCGGTCGAGTGATTAA
- a CDS encoding alpha/beta fold hydrolase, with translation MINLAYDDKGTGEAVLFIAGRGGAGRTWHPHQVPAFLAAGYRCITFDNRGIGGTENASGFTTQTMIDDTAALIESLDIAPVRIVGVSMGSFIAQELMLARPELVRAAALMATRGRLDRARQFFHDAEAELYDSGAQLPPTYDVKDRLLENFSRKTLNDDAAIADWIAMFSMWPIKQTPGLRCQLDISPQTSRLSAYRSIAAPVLVIGFSDDIVTPPYLGREVADALPNGRFLQIPDTGHLGFFERPDSVNAAVLKFFASVDG, from the coding sequence GTGATTAACCTGGCTTACGACGACAAAGGGACCGGTGAAGCGGTCCTTTTTATTGCCGGTCGCGGGGGTGCTGGACGCACCTGGCATCCACATCAAGTCCCGGCATTCTTGGCGGCCGGCTACCGGTGCATTACCTTCGACAACCGGGGCATTGGCGGCACCGAAAATGCGTCCGGTTTCACGACGCAGACCATGATCGATGACACAGCGGCGCTGATCGAATCCCTGGACATCGCCCCGGTGCGCATCGTCGGAGTGTCGATGGGGTCTTTTATCGCCCAGGAGTTGATGCTGGCCCGGCCAGAGCTGGTGCGCGCCGCGGCATTGATGGCCACCCGTGGCCGCCTGGATCGCGCCCGACAGTTCTTCCACGATGCGGAGGCCGAGCTGTACGACTCCGGCGCCCAGTTGCCGCCGACATACGACGTCAAGGATCGCTTGCTGGAGAATTTCTCCCGCAAGACACTCAATGACGACGCGGCCATCGCGGACTGGATCGCGATGTTTTCCATGTGGCCGATCAAGCAGACTCCGGGGCTGCGTTGCCAGCTGGACATCTCGCCGCAGACCAGCCGGTTGTCCGCCTACCGCAGCATCGCCGCACCGGTGCTGGTGATCGGGTTCTCAGACGACATCGTGACCCCGCCGTATTTGGGACGTGAGGTTGCCGACGCCCTGCCGAACGGCCGTTTCCTGCAAATCCCCGATACCGGTCATCTCGGGTTCTTCGAGCGGCCGGATTCGGTCAACGCCGCGGTGCTGAAGTTCTTTGCCAGCGTCGACGGGTGA
- the menD gene encoding 2-succinyl-5-enolpyruvyl-6-hydroxy-3-cyclohexene-1-carboxylic-acid synthase, with the protein MNPSTTQARVVVDELIRGGVRDVVLCPGSRNAPLAFALQDADRCGRIRLHVRIDERTAGYLAIGLAIGAGAPVCIAMTSGTAVANLGPAVVEANYARVPLIVLSANRPYELLGTGANQTMEQLGYFGTQVRATISLGLADEAPERLAALNATWRSATCRVLVAAKGSRTANAGPVHFDIPLREPLVPDPEPGGEATPPGRPDGKSWTYTPAVTFDQPLEVDLSADTVVIAGHGAGEHPNLAEVPTVAEPTAPGPTTPLHPLALPLLRPQQVIMLGRPTLHRPVSALLADPNVPVFALTTGPRWPDVSGNSQATGTRAVVTGAPNPAWLHRCAQMNRHAITAVREQLAAHPLTTGLHVAAAVAEAIRPGDQLVLGASNPVRDVALVGCDTRGIQVRSNRGVAGIDGTVSTAIGAALAYERAHDGRTIALIGDLTFVHDSSGLLIGPTEPTPRRLTIVVSNDNGGGIFELLEQGDPRFSDVSSRIFGTPHDVDVGALCRAYHVESRQIEVDQLAAALGEDGTGLRVLEVKADRSSLRQLHATIKAAL; encoded by the coding sequence GTGAACCCCTCGACGACACAGGCCCGCGTCGTCGTTGACGAGCTGATTCGCGGCGGCGTCCGCGATGTCGTGCTGTGCCCCGGTTCGCGGAACGCACCGCTGGCGTTCGCGTTGCAGGATGCCGACCGGTGCGGCCGGATCCGGTTGCACGTTCGCATCGACGAACGCACCGCCGGCTATCTGGCCATCGGGCTGGCGATCGGGGCGGGGGCGCCGGTCTGCATCGCGATGACGTCGGGTACCGCCGTCGCCAACCTCGGCCCCGCCGTCGTGGAGGCCAACTACGCGCGGGTGCCGCTGATCGTCTTGTCGGCCAACCGGCCCTACGAATTACTGGGTACCGGGGCCAACCAGACCATGGAGCAGCTGGGCTACTTCGGTACCCAGGTCCGCGCCACCATCAGCCTGGGCCTGGCCGACGAGGCGCCCGAACGCCTCGCCGCACTCAACGCGACGTGGCGATCGGCCACCTGCCGGGTATTGGTGGCGGCCAAAGGTTCTCGCACCGCCAATGCCGGCCCGGTGCACTTCGACATCCCGTTGCGTGAACCGCTAGTGCCCGATCCGGAACCCGGCGGCGAGGCGACCCCGCCGGGTCGGCCCGACGGCAAGTCGTGGACCTACACGCCCGCGGTCACCTTTGACCAGCCGCTGGAGGTCGACCTGTCGGCAGACACCGTCGTCATCGCCGGGCACGGCGCGGGCGAGCATCCCAACCTCGCCGAGGTGCCCACGGTCGCCGAGCCGACGGCGCCCGGACCGACCACGCCGTTGCACCCGTTGGCCCTGCCGCTGCTTCGCCCCCAGCAGGTGATCATGCTGGGTCGCCCCACCCTGCATCGTCCGGTATCGGCGTTGTTGGCCGATCCAAATGTGCCGGTGTTTGCCCTGACGACCGGGCCGCGTTGGCCGGACGTTTCGGGCAACTCGCAGGCCACCGGCACGCGAGCGGTGGTCACCGGAGCACCGAACCCGGCTTGGCTGCACCGGTGCGCCCAGATGAACCGGCATGCGATCACCGCGGTGCGCGAGCAACTCGCCGCGCACCCGCTGACCACCGGTCTGCACGTCGCCGCGGCGGTGGCGGAGGCGATACGGCCCGGTGATCAGCTGGTGCTCGGAGCGTCCAACCCGGTGCGCGACGTGGCGCTGGTCGGTTGTGATACCCGCGGCATCCAGGTGCGGTCCAATCGCGGGGTTGCCGGTATCGACGGCACGGTGTCTACCGCGATAGGTGCCGCGCTGGCATACGAGCGGGCCCATGACGGGCGCACCATCGCACTGATCGGAGACCTGACGTTCGTCCATGACAGCTCGGGGCTGCTGATCGGACCCACCGAACCGACGCCGCGGCGGTTGACGATCGTGGTGTCCAACGACAATGGCGGTGGCATCTTCGAACTGCTCGAGCAGGGGGACCCGCGGTTCTCCGATGTATCTTCGCGAATCTTCGGTACCCCGCACGACGTCGACGTGGGTGCGTTGTGTCGCGCCTACCACGTGGAGAGCCGGCAGATCGAGGTCGACCAGCTGGCGGCGGCGCTGGGCGAGGACGGCACCGGGTTGCGGGTGCTGGAGGTCAAGGCGGACCGGTCCTCGCTGCGGCAATTGCACGCCACCATCAAGGCCGCTCTGTGA
- a CDS encoding DUF3592 domain-containing protein, translating into MISPKRLLRFLIHGTSEQAPDTRARKLVRWVRIAVLIMTMLVTLQSVLLVAGAWRNDLAIDNNMGVAQAEVLSAGPRRSTIEFVTPDRVTYRPELGVLYPSELATGMRIYVEYNKRDPNLVRVQHRNAGLAIIPAGSIAVAAWLIAVVALVALALLDKRLSRQSESESAG; encoded by the coding sequence GTGATCTCGCCGAAAAGGTTGTTGCGCTTTTTGATTCACGGCACCAGTGAACAGGCGCCGGACACCCGGGCCAGGAAGCTGGTGCGGTGGGTGCGCATCGCCGTCCTGATCATGACGATGCTGGTCACGCTGCAGTCGGTGCTGCTGGTGGCCGGTGCATGGCGCAACGACTTGGCGATCGACAACAACATGGGCGTGGCGCAGGCCGAGGTGCTTAGCGCCGGCCCGCGCCGGTCCACCATCGAGTTCGTCACGCCCGACCGGGTCACTTACCGGCCCGAACTGGGTGTGCTGTATCCATCCGAACTGGCCACGGGTATGCGTATCTACGTCGAATACAACAAACGGGATCCCAATCTGGTGCGGGTGCAGCACCGCAACGCCGGGCTGGCGATCATCCCGGCGGGGTCCATCGCCGTTGCGGCCTGGTTGATTGCGGTGGTCGCGCTCGTTGCCCTGGCGCTGCTGGACAAGCGGCTGAGCCGGCAGTCCGAATCGGAGAGTGCGGGGTAG
- a CDS encoding glycosyltransferase family 4 protein, which produces MRVAIVAESFLPNVNGVSNSVVRILEHLRRRGHEVLVIAPDNPPGEGRAERLHDGVRVHRAPSRMFPKVTTLPLGVPTPRILRVLRGFDPDVVHLASPALLGYGGLRAARRLGVPTVAVYQTDVPGFAASYGVPMTARAAWAWFRHLHGLADRTLAPSTPTMEALVAQGFPRVHRWARGVDLIRFAPSARDESLRRQWSPDGRPIVGFVGRLAPEKHAERLAALAAWGAVQLVIIGDGVDRPKLESAMPTAIFTGALYGGELAAAYASLDVFVHPGEHETFCQVVQEALASGLPVIAPDAGGPRDLVTPQRTGLLLPVAEFEAQLPAAVAHLIRERHRYSRAARRSVLGRSWSVICDQLLDHYDEVLSPTARAGDAPLRRRRA; this is translated from the coding sequence GTGCGCGTTGCGATCGTCGCCGAGTCATTCCTCCCGAATGTCAACGGCGTTAGCAACTCGGTGGTTCGGATACTCGAGCATCTGCGCCGGAGGGGGCATGAAGTCCTCGTCATCGCACCGGATAACCCGCCGGGGGAAGGACGCGCCGAACGACTGCATGATGGTGTCCGGGTGCACCGAGCGCCGTCGCGGATGTTCCCCAAGGTGACCACGTTGCCGCTGGGTGTGCCCACTCCGCGAATCCTTCGGGTGCTGCGGGGATTTGACCCCGACGTGGTGCATCTGGCCTCGCCGGCGCTGCTTGGCTACGGTGGGCTGCGGGCCGCGCGCCGGCTCGGTGTGCCGACGGTCGCCGTCTACCAAACCGACGTGCCGGGCTTTGCGGCCAGCTACGGCGTTCCGATGACTGCGCGGGCCGCATGGGCCTGGTTTCGTCACCTGCACGGCCTCGCCGACCGCACGCTGGCGCCGTCCACGCCCACGATGGAGGCCCTCGTCGCTCAGGGCTTCCCCCGGGTACACCGATGGGCACGGGGCGTCGATTTGATTCGGTTCGCGCCGTCTGCGCGCGACGAGTCGCTGCGGCGACAATGGTCCCCCGACGGAAGACCTATCGTCGGGTTTGTGGGTCGACTGGCGCCCGAGAAGCATGCCGAGCGGCTCGCTGCGCTGGCGGCGTGGGGTGCGGTTCAGCTCGTCATCATCGGCGACGGAGTGGACCGCCCGAAGCTGGAATCGGCAATGCCCACAGCGATTTTCACGGGTGCGCTGTATGGCGGGGAGCTCGCCGCGGCGTACGCCAGCCTGGACGTGTTCGTGCATCCCGGCGAACACGAGACGTTCTGTCAGGTCGTGCAGGAAGCGCTGGCGTCGGGGCTGCCGGTGATCGCCCCCGACGCCGGCGGCCCCCGCGACTTGGTCACGCCGCAACGGACCGGTCTGCTGCTGCCCGTCGCGGAGTTCGAGGCGCAGCTGCCGGCCGCTGTCGCGCATCTGATTCGGGAACGCCATCGCTATTCGCGGGCGGCCCGGCGCAGCGTGCTGGGCCGCAGTTGGTCGGTCATCTGTGACCAGTTGCTCGACCACTACGACGAGGTGCTGTCACCGACCGCGCGGGCGGGTGACGCGCCGTTGCGAAGGCGACGTGCCTAA
- a CDS encoding MarR family winged helix-turn-helix transcriptional regulator: MRKLDSVASISATLAQIVRLSVSRSAFAGQASAANTALSQPSYMLLRVLIDEGPLPLSRLARLAHMDPGMATRRVRALIDSGLATRHTDPHDGRVSVIEATTDGQRAAGALHEVRRDHLARALSGWSPADLREFDRLLTKFLNDTRQTPISKT; the protein is encoded by the coding sequence ATGCGCAAGCTCGATTCGGTGGCCTCGATCAGTGCCACCCTCGCCCAGATCGTCCGGCTCAGCGTCAGTCGTTCGGCGTTCGCCGGACAGGCGTCGGCGGCCAACACCGCGCTATCGCAGCCGTCCTACATGTTGCTTCGCGTCTTGATTGACGAGGGACCGTTGCCACTGAGCCGACTGGCCAGGTTGGCGCACATGGACCCCGGAATGGCCACTCGCCGGGTGCGAGCCCTCATCGACTCCGGGCTGGCCACCCGGCATACCGATCCGCATGACGGACGAGTGTCGGTGATCGAGGCAACCACCGACGGACAGCGCGCCGCGGGCGCGCTACATGAGGTGCGAAGGGATCACCTGGCGCGCGCACTCTCGGGCTGGTCGCCGGCCGACCTCCGCGAGTTCGACCGGCTCCTGACGAAGTTCCTCAACGACACCAGACAGACGCCGATCAGCAAGACCTGA
- a CDS encoding sulfotransferase family protein: MLGTGFYFDWPNYRTMLRLLRRNPPASARWRRFVAFGVGVPAVAAIHAVCFALDPILFPSLRRTQVIAPVFCIGHARSGTTYLHRLMATDPQFSYALMYELFFPSLLEKRLLRLLLRVDAMFGKRLRRRLDELEKRRFAPTDDMHKTGFFVPEEDDAFLTWSLCSGFWILMFPFMGELDFYHVDRWSKPKRRRVMGFYKQCVRRQIALNGGGTHLSKNPTFCGRVEALIEAFPDARFVVPLRNPDETIPSLLKLLQTEWRLRGRDQRLVASSLRVLAEQSLDSYQHPLDVLARHRDVHSVLVDYRELIRQPEVTLRRIYAGLELDLGPVAANAFASAAAGSGHETTHRYSLAEFGLDSREIHTRLATLFDQYQWDTEGKDSHVG; the protein is encoded by the coding sequence ATGCTGGGAACGGGGTTCTACTTCGACTGGCCCAACTACCGTACGATGCTGAGGCTGCTGCGCCGGAACCCGCCGGCGTCGGCGCGGTGGCGGCGCTTCGTCGCATTCGGCGTCGGTGTGCCGGCCGTCGCCGCGATCCACGCGGTGTGTTTTGCGCTCGATCCGATCCTGTTCCCGTCGCTGCGCCGCACCCAGGTGATCGCACCGGTGTTCTGTATCGGGCACGCCCGCAGCGGCACCACTTATCTGCATCGGCTGATGGCCACCGACCCGCAGTTCAGTTATGCGCTGATGTACGAGTTGTTCTTCCCTTCGTTGTTAGAGAAGCGCTTGCTGCGTCTGCTACTTCGAGTCGACGCCATGTTCGGAAAGCGACTGCGGCGCCGGCTCGACGAGCTCGAAAAGCGTCGCTTCGCCCCAACCGACGACATGCACAAGACCGGATTCTTCGTGCCCGAAGAGGACGACGCCTTCTTGACCTGGTCACTATGTTCCGGGTTCTGGATCTTGATGTTCCCGTTCATGGGGGAGCTCGATTTTTACCATGTCGATCGGTGGTCAAAGCCCAAGCGGCGACGGGTGATGGGTTTCTACAAGCAATGCGTGCGGCGGCAAATCGCGCTCAACGGCGGCGGGACGCACCTGAGCAAGAATCCCACCTTCTGCGGTCGCGTCGAAGCGCTGATCGAGGCCTTTCCGGACGCCAGATTTGTGGTACCCCTGCGCAATCCCGATGAAACAATCCCGAGCCTGCTCAAGTTGCTGCAGACCGAATGGCGCCTGCGCGGCCGCGATCAGCGCTTGGTCGCCAGCTCGCTGCGAGTACTGGCCGAGCAATCGCTGGATTCTTACCAGCATCCCCTCGACGTCTTGGCCCGCCATCGCGACGTTCACTCGGTCCTGGTGGATTACCGTGAGCTGATCCGCCAACCAGAGGTCACCTTGCGCCGCATCTACGCGGGCTTGGAACTGGACTTGGGGCCGGTGGCCGCCAACGCATTTGCGTCGGCCGCGGCAGGCAGCGGGCACGAAACGACCCACCGTTACAGCCTGGCGGAGTTTGGCCTGGATTCCCGCGAAATTCATACCCGGCTGGCCACCTTGTTCGATCAATACCAGTGGGACACCGAAGGAAAGGACTCTCATGTCGGCTGA
- a CDS encoding demethylmenaquinone methyltransferase, which produces MIRAALDKDPRDVASMFDGVARRYDLTNTVLSLGRDRYWRRATRSALRIGPSDRVLDLAAGTAVSTVELAKAGAWCVAADFSVGMLAAGSARTVPKVAGDATRLPFGDGVFDAVTISFGLRNVADFPAALREMARVTRPGGRLVVCEFSTPTSALFATVYKEYLMRALPRVASAVSSNPEAYVYLAESIRAWPDQATLAQRMSQAGWSAVRWRNLSGGIVALHAAYKPPAASAKT; this is translated from the coding sequence GTGATTCGTGCGGCGTTGGACAAGGATCCCCGGGACGTCGCGTCGATGTTCGACGGCGTAGCGCGTCGCTATGACCTGACCAACACCGTGTTGTCGTTGGGCCGCGACCGTTACTGGCGGCGGGCCACTCGGTCGGCGTTGCGGATCGGTCCGAGCGACCGGGTGCTGGATCTGGCCGCCGGCACCGCGGTATCCACCGTAGAGCTGGCGAAGGCCGGAGCATGGTGTGTGGCGGCCGATTTTTCGGTCGGAATGCTCGCCGCCGGCAGCGCGCGCACGGTGCCCAAGGTTGCCGGTGACGCCACCCGGCTGCCGTTTGGCGATGGCGTCTTCGATGCGGTAACCATCAGCTTCGGCCTGCGTAACGTCGCCGACTTTCCGGCTGCGTTGCGCGAGATGGCGCGCGTCACCCGGCCTGGGGGCCGTTTGGTGGTGTGCGAATTCTCCACGCCCACGAGCGCATTGTTCGCCACCGTCTACAAGGAGTATCTGATGCGGGCATTGCCGCGGGTGGCCAGCGCGGTGTCCAGTAACCCGGAAGCCTATGTTTATCTGGCCGAGTCGATCAGGGCATGGCCGGACCAGGCGACGTTGGCCCAGCGGATGTCCCAGGCGGGATGGTCAGCCGTGCGGTGGCGCAACCTTTCCGGCGGAATCGTGGCATTGCATGCGGCGTACAAGCCACCTGCGGCGTCGGCGAAGACCTAA